Proteins found in one Bacillus subtilis subsp. subtilis str. 168 genomic segment:
- the lytF gene encoding gamma-D-glutamate-meso-diaminopimelate muropeptidase (major autolysin, vegetative) (Evidence 1a: Function from experimental evidences in the studied strain; PubMedId: 10206711, 14594841, 18761694, 18761696, 23091053, 25288647; Product type e : enzyme), translating into MKKKLAAGLTASAIVGTTLVVTPAEAATIKVKSGDSLWKLAQTYNTSVAALTSANHLSTTVLSIGQTLTIPGSKSSTSSSTSSSTTKKSGSSVYTVKSGDSLWLIANEFKMTVQELKKLNGLSSDLIRAGQKLKVSGTVSSSSSSSKKSNSNKSSSSSSKSSSNKSSSSSSSTGTYKVQLGDSLWKIANKVNMSIAELKVLNNLKSDTIYVNQVLKTKSSGSDTSSKDNSSKSNQTSATTKYTVKSGDSLWKIANNYNLTVQQIRNINNLKSDVLYVGQVLKLTGKASSGSSSSSSSSSNASSGTTTTYTVKSGDSLWVIAQKFNVTAQQIREKNNLKTDVLQVGQKLVISGKASSSSSSGSSNTTSSTSAKINTMISAAKAQLGVPYRWGGTTPSGFDCSGFIYYVLNKVTSVSRLTAAGYWNTMKSVSQPAVGDFVFFSTYKAGPSHVGIYLGNGEFINANDSGVVISNMNNSYWKQRYLGAKRYF; encoded by the coding sequence ATGAAAAAGAAATTAGCAGCAGGGCTGACAGCATCTGCGATTGTCGGCACAACTTTAGTAGTGACACCAGCTGAAGCAGCAACGATTAAGGTCAAAAGCGGAGATTCTTTATGGAAACTGGCCCAAACCTATAACACAAGTGTGGCGGCCCTCACATCCGCCAATCATCTTTCGACTACTGTTCTGTCGATCGGCCAGACGCTTACTATTCCAGGCAGCAAATCCAGCACTTCTTCATCTACTTCAAGCTCAACAACCAAGAAGAGCGGAAGTTCTGTTTACACAGTGAAAAGCGGAGATTCACTTTGGCTGATCGCAAATGAGTTTAAAATGACGGTGCAGGAACTGAAAAAATTAAACGGACTAAGCAGCGATTTAATTCGTGCTGGGCAGAAATTAAAGGTGTCCGGTACTGTTTCTTCAAGCTCTAGTTCCAGTAAAAAAAGCAACTCTAATAAGAGTTCAAGCTCCAGTTCAAAAAGCAGTTCTAATAAGAGTTCAAGTTCTTCATCTTCTACGGGAACATATAAGGTGCAGCTTGGAGATTCACTTTGGAAAATTGCAAACAAAGTCAATATGTCCATCGCTGAATTGAAGGTCTTGAACAACTTAAAATCAGACACCATTTACGTGAATCAGGTGTTGAAAACAAAATCAAGCGGCTCTGATACGTCTTCTAAAGACAATTCATCCAAATCGAACCAAACTTCAGCAACAACTAAATATACCGTTAAAAGCGGTGATTCACTTTGGAAAATCGCAAACAACTATAACCTGACTGTACAGCAAATCCGAAATATCAACAATCTGAAATCAGATGTGCTTTACGTTGGACAAGTATTGAAGCTGACAGGTAAAGCATCTTCAGGCTCTTCATCATCGTCGTCTTCTTCGTCAAATGCAAGCTCCGGCACGACGACTACATACACGGTGAAAAGCGGTGATTCCTTATGGGTGATTGCTCAAAAATTTAATGTAACAGCTCAGCAGATTCGTGAGAAAAACAATTTAAAAACGGATGTCTTGCAGGTTGGCCAAAAGCTGGTCATTTCCGGAAAAGCTTCATCATCGTCTTCATCCGGTTCTTCAAACACCACCAGCTCAACGAGTGCGAAGATTAACACAATGATTTCGGCCGCTAAAGCGCAGCTTGGGGTTCCGTATCGCTGGGGAGGCACGACACCGTCCGGGTTTGACTGCAGCGGATTCATTTACTATGTACTGAACAAAGTCACATCCGTATCTAGATTAACGGCAGCGGGATATTGGAACACAATGAAATCAGTTAGCCAGCCTGCTGTCGGAGATTTCGTTTTCTTTTCAACATATAAAGCCGGCCCTTCCCACGTCGGAATTTACCTAGGCAACGGGGAATTCATAAATGCCAACGATTCCGGAGTTGTCATTTCCAATATGAACAACTCTTACTGGAAACAGCGCTATCTCGGTGCAAAACGATATTTCTAA
- the nsrR gene encoding NO-dependent activator of the ResDE regulon (Fe-S NO binding site) (Evidence 1a: Function from experimental evidences in the studied strain; PubMedId: 16885456, 19006327, 21091510, 26887943, 27778474, 28425466, 28439033; Product type r: regulator), giving the protein MKLTNYTDYSLRVLIFLAAERPGELSNIKQIAETYSISKNHLMKVIYRLGQLGYVETIRGRGGGIRLGMDPEDINIGEVVRKTEDDFNIVECFDANKNLCVISPVCGLKHVLNEALLAYLAVLDKYTLRDLVKNKEDIMKLLKMKE; this is encoded by the coding sequence ATGAAGTTAACCAATTATACAGATTATTCATTAAGAGTGTTGATTTTTCTGGCTGCAGAGCGTCCCGGAGAACTTTCAAATATAAAACAGATTGCCGAAACGTATTCTATTTCAAAAAATCATCTCATGAAAGTCATATACAGGCTCGGCCAGCTCGGCTACGTAGAAACGATACGCGGACGGGGCGGCGGCATACGATTAGGCATGGACCCTGAAGACATCAACATCGGTGAGGTTGTCAGAAAAACGGAGGACGATTTTAATATTGTTGAATGTTTTGATGCGAACAAGAATCTCTGTGTTATTTCCCCGGTTTGCGGCTTAAAACATGTGCTGAATGAAGCGCTTTTAGCCTACCTCGCAGTTTTAGACAAATACACACTGCGCGACCTCGTCAAAAACAAAGAAGATATCATGAAGCTTTTAAAAATGAAGGAATAG
- the ygxB gene encoding putative integral membrane protein (Evidence 3: Putative function from multiple computational evidences; PubMedId: 15849754, 16850406; Product type m: membrane component), producing MYEPARQKMIVSLGQEKIPPAHSSVCLLDKWVNTHHTTKKERYQLNVADVFSSYLSKLPNVIIALLVLLIGWAIAKIIEKAVYKGLSKTKIDDKLFAGKKPSRYSSEKVISKVVYFIALIIVFILFFNILHLTTVASPFVSMLSAIAAAIPSVLKAGLILLLGWAAASVLSFLVKKIGMKLNTSDKLRKWNLVSEGKDIHQAVNTASQIVFYLVLLVFLPGVLSSLKISGISGPFTNMMESVLAFLPKLFAAALIVLIGWLVARLVRDIITNFLASIGTERFAARMGLSIYLKDTSLSAVIGTIAYVLIMIPVVISALDQLDVAGISKPAVSMLNTILNMLPNIMIAIVLVLAGIWAGKWVKSMVSGLLHRAGFDSVLGKMGMEAGTPAKLSLSQVVGMIAQIIVILLFTAEALQIVRLHFLVEIATGIIAYLPNVLVAVFILGLGLYAGELVRKVLASMIKGQEFKSLAPIAKYTIIALAFFMALDQLGVAATIVNSAFIIVLSGFALAFGLSFGLGGKDFASRYLSTFERKMQNTEIEKNRKNQNPPNDM from the coding sequence ATGTATGAGCCCGCCAGACAAAAGATGATAGTCTCACTCGGGCAAGAAAAAATTCCCCCGGCACATTCATCTGTTTGCTTATTGGATAAGTGGGTAAACACACACCATACTACGAAAAAGGAGCGATACCAATTGAATGTAGCAGACGTGTTTTCTTCTTATCTCAGTAAGCTGCCAAACGTAATCATTGCTTTACTCGTCTTATTAATCGGCTGGGCTATTGCTAAAATCATTGAAAAAGCGGTATACAAAGGACTCAGCAAAACAAAAATCGACGACAAGCTCTTTGCTGGGAAAAAGCCTTCACGCTATTCCTCGGAAAAAGTCATAAGCAAGGTCGTTTATTTTATCGCACTGATCATCGTCTTTATTTTATTCTTTAACATTTTGCACCTGACAACAGTGGCATCGCCGTTTGTCAGTATGCTTTCGGCGATTGCAGCTGCGATCCCAAGCGTGCTGAAAGCCGGACTCATTCTGCTGTTAGGATGGGCTGCAGCTTCTGTTTTGAGCTTCCTTGTCAAAAAAATCGGGATGAAGCTGAACACGAGTGACAAACTGCGCAAGTGGAATTTGGTGTCTGAAGGAAAAGATATTCACCAGGCTGTCAATACCGCTTCACAAATTGTCTTTTATCTCGTGCTGCTTGTTTTTCTGCCAGGGGTCTTATCTTCTTTGAAAATCAGCGGCATTTCAGGTCCTTTTACAAATATGATGGAAAGCGTGCTCGCTTTTCTGCCGAAATTATTTGCAGCGGCGCTTATCGTATTAATCGGATGGCTTGTTGCCCGCCTTGTCCGTGATATCATTACGAATTTCCTTGCAAGCATCGGCACCGAAAGATTCGCGGCACGTATGGGTTTATCAATTTACTTAAAAGACACAAGCCTTTCAGCAGTCATCGGAACAATCGCTTATGTGCTCATTATGATTCCGGTGGTCATTTCAGCGCTTGATCAGCTGGATGTCGCCGGCATTTCAAAACCAGCTGTCTCTATGCTGAATACGATTTTAAACATGCTTCCGAACATCATGATTGCCATCGTGCTTGTATTAGCGGGTATCTGGGCAGGAAAATGGGTGAAATCCATGGTGTCCGGACTGCTCCATCGCGCAGGCTTTGATTCTGTCTTAGGGAAAATGGGCATGGAAGCCGGAACGCCTGCAAAGCTGTCCTTGTCTCAAGTTGTCGGTATGATTGCGCAAATCATTGTCATTCTGCTCTTTACAGCTGAGGCGCTTCAAATTGTTCGGCTGCACTTCCTCGTAGAAATTGCCACCGGCATCATCGCGTATCTGCCGAATGTCCTTGTCGCAGTATTCATTCTCGGACTCGGCCTTTACGCAGGAGAATTGGTGAGAAAAGTGCTCGCAAGCATGATAAAAGGTCAGGAATTCAAGTCTTTAGCGCCTATTGCTAAATATACGATTATCGCACTTGCTTTCTTTATGGCCCTGGATCAGCTGGGTGTCGCTGCGACAATCGTCAATTCCGCGTTCATCATCGTTCTTAGCGGCTTCGCACTTGCTTTTGGTTTATCCTTCGGCCTTGGCGGTAAGGATTTTGCATCACGTTATCTGTCTACATTTGAACGCAAAATGCAAAACACAGAAATCGAAAAAAACCGTAAAAACCAAAATCCGCCGAATGACATGTAA
- the spoVR gene encoding involved in spore cortex synthesis (stage V sporulation, conserved in non sporulating bacteria (Evidence 1a: Function from experimental evidences in the studied strain; PubMedId: 8144469, 14680823; Product type ph: phenotype), whose amino-acid sequence MNAEEKKGLQRAIEEITEIAKGFGLDFYPMRYEICPAEIIYTFGAYGMPTRFSHWSFGKQFHKMKLHYDLGLSKIYELVINSDPCYAFLLDSNSLIQNKLIVAHVLAHCDFFKNNCRFQNTKRDMVESMAATAERIKHYEQVHGIKEVESFLDAILSIQEHIDPSLVRPKLQWSVDDEEEEIEEAATPYDDLWSLDEKKPKKQVKKSKKPFPPRPEKDILLFIEEHSRELEPWQRDILTMMREEMLYFWPQLETKIMNEGWASYWHQRIIRELDLTSDEAIEFAKLNAGVVQPSKTGINPYYLGLKIFEDIEKRYNNPTEEMKKMGVQPDSGREKMFEVREIESDISFIRNYLTKELVMREDLYLFQKQGRDYKIIDKQWKSVRDQLVSMRVNGGFPYLTVNDGDYMKNNELYIKHWYEGIELDLKYLEKVLPYLFQLWGRSVHIESVLEDKEVMFSYDGKGVHRRYL is encoded by the coding sequence TTGAACGCGGAGGAGAAGAAGGGATTACAGCGGGCAATTGAGGAAATTACCGAAATTGCAAAAGGATTCGGCCTTGATTTCTACCCGATGAGATATGAAATCTGCCCGGCTGAAATTATTTATACATTTGGCGCGTACGGGATGCCGACAAGATTCAGCCACTGGAGCTTCGGCAAGCAGTTTCACAAGATGAAGCTGCACTATGATCTAGGGTTAAGTAAGATCTATGAGCTGGTCATTAACTCAGATCCATGCTACGCTTTTTTGCTGGACAGCAACTCACTGATCCAAAATAAATTGATTGTCGCACACGTTCTTGCTCATTGCGATTTCTTCAAAAACAACTGCCGTTTCCAAAACACGAAGCGCGATATGGTGGAAAGCATGGCGGCAACAGCTGAACGGATAAAACACTATGAACAGGTTCACGGGATAAAAGAAGTCGAATCTTTTTTAGATGCAATCCTTTCGATTCAGGAGCATATCGATCCGTCGTTGGTCCGACCAAAGCTCCAATGGAGTGTGGATGATGAGGAAGAGGAGATTGAAGAGGCAGCCACGCCTTACGATGATCTATGGTCTTTAGATGAAAAGAAACCGAAAAAACAAGTGAAAAAATCGAAAAAACCGTTCCCGCCGCGGCCTGAAAAAGATATCCTGCTTTTTATCGAGGAGCATTCCCGGGAGCTGGAGCCATGGCAGCGTGATATATTAACGATGATGAGAGAGGAAATGCTTTATTTCTGGCCTCAGCTGGAAACCAAGATTATGAATGAGGGCTGGGCTTCCTATTGGCACCAGAGAATTATACGTGAGCTTGATTTAACCTCTGATGAAGCGATCGAGTTCGCCAAGCTGAATGCAGGTGTCGTTCAGCCGTCCAAAACAGGCATTAATCCTTATTATTTAGGGCTGAAAATATTTGAAGACATTGAAAAGAGGTACAACAACCCGACGGAGGAAATGAAGAAAATGGGCGTGCAGCCTGACTCCGGCCGGGAGAAAATGTTTGAGGTCAGGGAGATTGAATCCGATATCTCTTTCATCCGCAATTATTTAACCAAAGAATTAGTCATGCGCGAGGATCTTTATTTGTTTCAAAAACAGGGCCGAGATTATAAAATCATCGATAAACAGTGGAAGTCGGTGCGCGACCAGCTCGTAAGCATGCGGGTAAATGGCGGTTTTCCATATTTGACAGTAAACGACGGCGATTATATGAAAAATAACGAACTCTATATTAAGCATTGGTATGAGGGCATAGAGTTGGATTTGAAATATTTGGAGAAAGTGCTTCCTTATTTATTCCAGCTTTGGGGAAGAAGCGTGCACATTGAGTCTGTGCTTGAGGATAAGGAAGTCATGTTTTCGTACGACGGAAAAGGTGTTCACCGCAGATATTTATAA
- the phoA gene encoding alkaline phosphatase A (Evidence 1a: Function from experimental evidences in the studied strain; PubMedId: 8830275, 10913081, 12897025, 16491025; Product type e: enzyme), translating to MKKMSLFQNMKSKLLPIAAVSVLTAGIFAGAELQQTEKASAKKQDKAEIRNVIVMIGDGMGTPYIRAYRSMKNNGDTPNNPKLTEFDRNLTGMMMTHPDDPDYNITDSAAAGTALATGVKTYNNAIGVDKNGKKVKSVLEEAKQQGKSTGLVATSEINHATPAAYGAHNESRKNMDQIANSYMDDKIKGKHKIDVLLGGGKSYFNRKDRNLTKEFKQAGYSYVTTKQALKKNKDQQVLGLFADGGLAKALDRDSKTPSLKDMTVSAIDRLNQNKKGFFLMVEGSQIDWAAHDNDTVGAMSEVKDFEQAYKAAIEFAKKDKHTLVIATADHTTGGFTIGANGEKNWHAEPILSAKKTPEFMAKKISEGKPVKDVLARYANLKVTSEEIKSVEAAAQADKSKGASKAIIKIFNTRSNSGWTSTDHTGEEVPVYAYGPGKEKFRGLINNTDQANIIFKILKTGK from the coding sequence ATGAAAAAAATGAGTTTGTTTCAAAATATGAAATCAAAACTTCTGCCAATCGCCGCTGTTTCTGTCCTTACAGCTGGAATCTTTGCCGGAGCTGAGCTTCAGCAAACAGAAAAGGCCAGCGCCAAAAAACAAGACAAAGCTGAGATCAGAAATGTCATTGTGATGATAGGCGACGGCATGGGGACGCCTTACATAAGAGCCTACCGTTCCATGAAAAATAACGGTGACACACCGAATAACCCGAAGTTAACAGAATTTGACCGGAACCTGACAGGCATGATGATGACGCATCCGGATGACCCTGACTATAATATTACAGATTCAGCAGCAGCCGGAACAGCATTAGCGACAGGCGTTAAGACATATAACAATGCAATTGGCGTCGATAAAAACGGAAAAAAAGTGAAATCTGTACTTGAAGAGGCCAAACAGCAAGGCAAGTCAACAGGGCTTGTCGCCACGTCTGAAATTAACCACGCCACTCCAGCCGCATATGGCGCCCACAATGAATCACGGAAAAACATGGACCAAATCGCCAACAGCTATATGGATGACAAGATAAAAGGCAAACATAAAATAGACGTGCTGCTCGGCGGCGGAAAATCTTATTTTAACCGCAAGGACAGAAACTTGACAAAGGAATTCAAACAAGCCGGCTACAGCTATGTGACAACTAAACAAGCATTGAAAAAAAATAAAGATCAGCAGGTGCTCGGGCTTTTCGCAGATGGAGGGCTTGCTAAAGCGCTCGACCGTGACAGTAAAACACCGTCTCTCAAAGACATGACGGTTTCAGCAATTGATCGCCTGAACCAAAATAAAAAAGGATTTTTCTTGATGGTCGAAGGGAGCCAGATTGACTGGGCGGCCCATGACAATGATACAGTAGGAGCCATGAGCGAGGTTAAAGATTTTGAACAGGCCTATAAAGCCGCGATTGAATTTGCGAAAAAAGACAAACATACACTTGTGATTGCAACTGCTGACCATACAACCGGCGGCTTTACCATTGGCGCAAACGGGGAAAAGAATTGGCACGCAGAACCGATTCTCTCCGCTAAGAAAACACCTGAATTCATGGCCAAAAAAATCAGTGAAGGCAAGCCGGTTAAAGATGTGCTCGCCCGCTATGCCAATCTGAAAGTCACATCTGAAGAAATCAAAAGCGTTGAAGCAGCTGCACAGGCTGACAAAAGCAAAGGGGCCTCCAAAGCCATCATCAAGATTTTTAATACCCGCTCCAACAGCGGATGGACGAGTACCGATCATACCGGCGAAGAAGTACCGGTATACGCGTACGGCCCCGGAAAAGAAAAATTCCGCGGATTGATTAACAATACGGACCAGGCAAACATCATATTTAAGATTTTAAAAACTGGAAAATAA
- the lytE gene encoding cell wall dl-endopeptidase; phosphatase-associated protein (major autolysin) (Evidence 1a: Function from experimental evidences in the studied strain; PubMedId: 16855244, 16950129, 9457885, 21541672, 22139507, 27002131; Product type e : enzyme): protein MKKQIITATTAVVLGSTLFAGAASAQSIKVKKGDTLWDLSRKYDTTISKIKSENHLRSDIIYVGQTLSINGKSTSSKSSSSSSSSSTYKVKSGDSLWKISKKYGMTINELKKLNGLKSDLLRVGQVLKLKGSTSSSSSSSSKVSSSSTSTYKVKSGDSLSKIASKYGTTVSKLKSLNGLKSDVIYVNQVLKVKGTSTSSSKPASSSSSSSSKTSSTSLNVSKLVSDAKALVGTPYKWGGTTTSGFDCSGFIWYVLNKQTSVGRTSTAGYWSSMKSIASPSVGDFVFFTTYKSGPSHMGIYIGNNSFIHAGSDGVQISSLNNSYWKPRYLGAKRF, encoded by the coding sequence ATGAAAAAGCAAATCATTACAGCTACGACAGCAGTTGTTTTAGGATCGACGTTATTTGCAGGAGCGGCATCTGCACAAAGCATTAAGGTGAAAAAAGGCGACACGTTATGGGATCTTTCAAGAAAATACGACACAACGATCAGTAAAATTAAATCAGAGAACCACCTTCGTTCAGACATTATTTATGTGGGACAAACTTTATCGATTAACGGCAAATCTACAAGTTCAAAAAGCAGCAGTTCTTCTTCCTCTTCTTCTACATACAAAGTAAAGAGCGGGGACAGCCTTTGGAAAATTTCAAAAAAATACGGCATGACAATCAATGAACTGAAGAAGCTGAATGGCTTAAAATCAGATTTGCTTCGTGTTGGACAAGTCCTGAAACTGAAAGGTTCAACTAGTTCAAGCAGCTCCAGCTCATCAAAAGTGTCATCGTCTTCAACTTCTACTTATAAAGTGAAGAGCGGAGACAGCCTTTCTAAAATTGCGAGCAAATACGGCACTACGGTTAGCAAATTAAAAAGCTTAAACGGCTTAAAATCAGATGTAATCTATGTCAACCAAGTATTGAAGGTGAAAGGAACAAGCACAAGCAGCTCAAAACCTGCTTCATCTTCATCGTCTTCAAGCAGCAAAACGTCATCTACATCACTTAATGTGAGCAAGCTGGTTTCTGATGCAAAAGCGTTAGTCGGAACGCCATATAAATGGGGCGGAACGACAACTTCAGGCTTTGACTGCAGCGGATTCATTTGGTACGTACTGAATAAACAAACAAGTGTGGGCAGAACAAGCACTGCAGGATACTGGAGTTCTATGAAGAGCATTGCCAGCCCGTCTGTTGGTGATTTCGTCTTCTTCACAACATATAAATCCGGCCCTTCTCACATGGGGATTTACATTGGAAACAACAGTTTCATTCATGCAGGATCTGACGGCGTACAAATCAGCAGCCTGAACAACAGCTACTGGAAGCCTCGTTACCTCGGTGCGAAAAGATTCTAA
- the citR gene encoding transcriptional regulator CitR (LysR family) (Evidence 1a: Function from experimental evidences in the studied strain; PubMedId: 8045899, 10869065; Product type r: regulator) — MDFKWLHTFVTAAKYENFRKTAETLFLSQPTVTVHIKQLEKEISCKLFERKGRQIQLTDEGRAYLPYALRLLDDYENSMAELHRVRQGYSQTLQLAVSPLIADTVLPSVMKRYTAMNTETEMAVTIFESAEIASLIKAGEADIGLSCLKVQSSSLSCHCLYKDPVVLVAPPDKRFIEDNEIDAKEVLEQYLLLTHNHPDYWDDLLRQVRMTFPFVRTMKVTQTHITKRFIKEGLGVSFLPLSTVKRELAEKQMIRIPYQSVQLPYAGAYAIALYENKKEKKFLDFLSHFHF, encoded by the coding sequence ATGGATTTCAAATGGCTTCACACCTTTGTGACCGCTGCAAAATATGAGAACTTCCGAAAAACGGCGGAAACGCTTTTCTTATCTCAGCCTACTGTGACCGTACATATCAAGCAATTAGAAAAAGAAATCAGCTGCAAGCTGTTCGAGCGTAAAGGCAGGCAAATCCAGCTGACTGATGAAGGCAGGGCGTATTTGCCGTATGCGCTCAGGCTTCTTGATGATTATGAAAACAGCATGGCAGAGCTTCACAGAGTGAGACAAGGCTACTCTCAAACCTTACAGCTCGCGGTTTCTCCGCTTATTGCAGATACAGTGCTTCCTTCTGTCATGAAGCGGTACACAGCAATGAATACGGAAACAGAAATGGCGGTTACGATTTTCGAATCAGCGGAAATCGCGTCACTGATTAAAGCCGGGGAAGCAGATATCGGACTAAGCTGTTTAAAGGTACAGTCTTCTTCTTTAAGCTGCCACTGCTTATACAAAGACCCTGTCGTCCTTGTTGCCCCGCCCGATAAGCGTTTCATAGAAGACAACGAAATTGATGCCAAAGAGGTGCTCGAACAATACCTGCTTTTGACCCACAATCATCCTGATTACTGGGACGACTTGCTCCGTCAAGTCAGAATGACATTTCCATTTGTGAGAACAATGAAGGTCACTCAAACACATATAACGAAACGGTTTATCAAGGAAGGACTCGGAGTTTCATTTCTGCCTTTATCTACAGTAAAGCGTGAGTTAGCAGAGAAACAGATGATCAGAATTCCTTATCAGTCTGTACAGCTGCCCTATGCCGGCGCTTACGCGATTGCCCTTTATGAAAATAAGAAAGAAAAAAAGTTCTTGGATTTTTTATCACATTTTCATTTTTAG
- the citA gene encoding citrate synthase I (Evidence 1a: Function from experimental evidences in the studied strain; PubMedId: 4211224, 8045898, 8045899; Product type e: enzyme), giving the protein MVHYGLKGITCVETSISHIDGEKGRLIYRGHHAKDIALNHSFEEAAYLILFGKLPSTEELQVFKDKLAAERNLPEHIERLIQSLPNNMDDMSVLRTVVSALGENTYTFHPKTEEAIRLIAITPSIIAYRKRWTRGEQAIAPSSQYGHVENYYYMLTGEQPSEAKKKALETYMILATEHGMNASTFSARVTLSTESDLVSAVTAALGTMKGPLHGGAPSAVTKMLEDIGEKEHAEAYLKEKLEKGERLMGFGHRVYKTKDPRAEALRQKAEEVAGNDRDLDLALHVEAEAIRLLEIYKPGRKLYTNVEFYAAAVMRAIDFDDELFTPTFSASRMVGWCAHVLEQAENNMIFRPSAQYTGAIPEEVLS; this is encoded by the coding sequence ATGGTACATTACGGATTAAAGGGAATTACATGTGTAGAAACATCCATCAGCCATATTGATGGTGAAAAAGGGCGTCTGATTTACAGAGGACATCATGCAAAAGACATCGCACTGAATCACAGCTTTGAAGAAGCGGCTTATTTGATTTTATTTGGAAAACTGCCTTCAACTGAAGAATTGCAGGTATTTAAAGATAAGCTGGCTGCGGAACGGAATCTTCCGGAACATATTGAGCGCTTGATTCAATCACTGCCAAACAACATGGACGATATGTCGGTGCTGAGAACGGTTGTTTCAGCATTGGGGGAAAATACGTACACATTCCATCCGAAAACAGAGGAAGCAATCCGGCTGATTGCAATCACGCCTTCTATCATTGCATACAGAAAAAGATGGACGCGCGGTGAACAAGCAATTGCACCTTCTTCCCAGTACGGACATGTCGAAAACTACTATTATATGCTCACAGGTGAACAGCCTTCAGAGGCAAAAAAGAAAGCGCTTGAAACCTATATGATTCTGGCCACGGAGCACGGCATGAACGCATCGACTTTTTCGGCACGAGTCACGTTATCTACAGAGAGTGATTTAGTGTCAGCCGTCACGGCTGCTCTCGGTACGATGAAAGGTCCGCTGCACGGAGGTGCTCCTTCTGCGGTGACAAAAATGCTTGAAGACATTGGAGAAAAGGAACATGCTGAAGCATATCTGAAAGAAAAACTCGAAAAAGGAGAGCGCTTGATGGGATTCGGCCACAGGGTGTACAAAACAAAAGACCCGCGGGCAGAAGCTTTGAGACAGAAAGCAGAAGAGGTGGCCGGCAATGACCGTGATCTTGATCTTGCGCTGCATGTAGAAGCAGAAGCGATTCGTTTGCTAGAAATCTACAAACCGGGACGAAAGCTGTACACAAATGTTGAATTTTACGCAGCTGCAGTGATGAGGGCCATCGATTTTGACGATGAATTGTTTACTCCGACCTTTTCAGCAAGCCGAATGGTAGGGTGGTGCGCCCATGTACTGGAACAGGCAGAAAACAACATGATTTTCCGCCCGTCAGCGCAATATACCGGTGCCATTCCCGAGGAAGTTCTTTCATAA